AACCCATTCCTCCTGCGAAATCGCACCGGTAATAGCCTGCATGTTGCGCCCGAGTTCCTGCATGATCTTGCGTAGCGCCAGTGGCTCAACCTGGGTAGCGTCACCAGCCCAAGCTGGCAACTGAAAACCCCATAAAAGCAGGCAGGCCGTAACGGTCAGGGTGATAGTTCCAAATGCGTGGCTGTGTTTGCGGTGGGTCATGAAATTCTCCTGTAATTCAATCGTTCTCTCATTCGAACTCCCGCCCTTCGCCAGCTTCCTCATGGGTCACGCCGTCGCGGATGTGGTAGATGCGCTTGAATGTGGGGATGATCTTTTCGTCATGGGTGACGACGATGATGGCGGTCTCGAACTTCCGGGCCATGTCGTTGAGGATGCGGATTACAGCCATGGCGCGCTCGGAATCCAGCGGCGCAGTGGGTTCATCGGCCAGGATCACCGGCGGACGATTGACCAGTCCGCGCGCGATGGCGACCCGTTGCTGCTCGCCACCGGAGAGTTGCGAGGGCATTGCGCGAGCTCGGTGTTGCACATCAACCGCTGTGAGCAATTCCAGTGCCTTCGCGCGCGACTCTCCATTCGCGACGCCTGCAAGCATCGGCAGCAGCGCCACGTTGTCGGTGACATCGAGAAACGGAATCAGGTACGGCGCCTGGAAAACGAAACCGATCTTGTCACGCCGTAAGGCGCGCAGGTCGCGGACTTTCCAGCCATCGGCGTAGATCACTTCATCGCCCAGCGTCATGCGACCGGCGGTCGGTTCGATCACCGCACCCAGACACTTGAGCAGCGTGCTCTTGCCGGACCCGGAAGGGCCGATCAGTCCCACCACTTCACCAGGCGCAACATGCATATTCACGTCTCTCAAGGCAAAGACAGCGGTGTCACCATCGCCATACCGCTTGCTTAAACTTTCGATGTGTATCCCTTTGCCACTCATCTCAACCTCCAATGGCTTCGGCCGGATCGACCTTGAGTGCCATGCGAATGGCGACGAGGCTAGCTAGAACGCAGATCACGAGCACGGCAAAAAAACCGGCGACAGAATCCATTGGCGTGAGCAGGACATATTTTGGAAAAGCCGGTGCTGAAAAGGTGGCTGTGATCTTGCCGACCACGAAGCCAATCACGCCCAGGGCGAGCGCCTGCTGCATGATCATCGCGGCGATGGTTCGGTTGCGTGTGCCGATGAGCTTCAACACCGCGATCTCACGGATTTTGTCCATCGTCAGCGAATAGATGATGAAGGCAACGATGGCCGCGCTAACGATGGCCAGAATCACAAGGAACATGCCGATCTGCTTGGCCGAGGTGGCGATCAGCTTGCCGACGAGGATGTCTTCCATCTGTGCCCGGGTGTAGACCGTCAAACGCTTCCAGCGCTGGATGGATTCGGCAACCTCGTCCGGCGCATGACCAGGTTTCAGAGTGACCAGCACGGCATTGACGAACGCGTTGCTGCTCTGTGAAGCAATCACGGCATCCAGCAAACCTGGATCACCGGGTCGATTGAAGACCGGGTTGGCTTCGGTGCGACGCCGGCTTTGCCAGATGGCATCGTTGTCCTTGAGGAACTGGGCCTCCTGGGCATCTTTGAGCGGAATGAATACCATCGGGTCGCCGCTGGACGACACCATGCGCCGTGTCAGCCCCACGACGGTGTAATGATTGCGGCGAATGGCAAGACGATCTCCCAGTTTGAAGCCGGTGGCGATGTCGGCCACAGCCTCGTAGTGACCGCGCGTGATCTGGCGTCCAGCGACGAGATAAGGAGGCCATCCGGGTGTAGCCCCCAACGCACCGGGCGCGATGCCGACCACCATGGTGCGTACATCACTCTCGCCCTTGCGTACCTGCATGGTCAGGTAGGTCGCGTTCGCTGCCTGTGAGACTCCCGGCATGGCGAGAATGGCGCGATACACGTCATCGTTGAGGCTGGACGACTCCGCATAAGGACCCAGAGTATCCTTTTGCACCACCCAAAGGTCAGCGCCACTGTTGTCGAGCAACGCCTTGCCGTCGTCCACCATGCCTCGGTACACCCCAGCCATGACTAGGGTGACGCCGATCAGCAGACCCAGACCGATGCCGGTGAAGACGAATTTCCCCCAGGCATGGAGAATGTCGCGGCCGGCCAGGCTGATCATCGTGAAACTCCCGGGATATGCTCGACCACATGGATGCGGCTGCGCGCCGTCAGTGCCTTTTCGCTATAGGTCACAACCTGGTCCCCATTCTTGAGCCCTTCGCGCACCTGCACGTAACCATTGAGGTCGGAAGTGCCGAGCTTGACCGGGGAGAAATGCAGATCACCATCCACGATTTGCCAGACACCAACTTTATCGCCTTCACGCTGGACGGCAGCGTTGGGGATCAGTGGAGCGGCCGGGAGCGCCGGCAAGTCAACCGTGACTTCGGCCAGTTCACCCACTGGTGGCAAAGGTTCTGGTTTGTTATCGAATGTCACCTTGGCAAGCGTTTCCTCGGTTACCGCGTCGGCCTTGGGTTCCACCCGCAGCACGCGACCTTTCAAGGTCTGGCCACCACGCGAACGCAGGACGATATGAGCCGGCAGCCCCCCAGCCAGCCCCGATGCGCTGATCTGGTCGAAGCGCACATTGATCCACAAACTCTTGGGGTCGATCACTTCCACCACGGCCTGGCCCGCGACGATGGTCGTGCCGGGATCGGCATCGCGCACGGCGACTACACCGTCGACCGGCGCGATCAGGCGCAGATTGCTCCGCTGCGCGACGAGTGCTTCGCGGTCGGAGCGTGCCCGGGCAATATCTTCCCGAGCGGCGGATAGGGCGGCATCGGCGATCTGCAGTTCCTGCCGCTTGGTGGTGACGATTTCCTCGCTGGTCGAGCGCACCGCAAACAATTGCTCATAGCGGCGCGCCTGGGTTTGCGCGTAGGCTTGCCGGGCTTCTGCCTCGCGCAAAGCCGCTTCCGCCCGCTTGAATACAGACTCCTGTGAGCGCACCCGATCATCAAGGTCGACCGGCTCCATCTCGCCGAGCACCTGTCCGGCCTTGACCTGGTCGCCTACATGCACCTCCAGGCGTTTGACGCGCCCGGCAAACGTCGGCCCGATCTTGTAGGTGTAGCGCGCCTCCACCGTGCCGATGCCGAACAGCGCCGGTGTGATAGCCCGTGATTCCACGCTTGCCACCGTCACAGCGACCGGGGCGAGCGGCCCTGATCGCAGACCGACATAAATAAAAAGCACCAGCAAAGGAATGATGACGGCAAGCAGTGCCAGGGTGCGGCCTTGCAAGGGTAACTTTTTCATTGCGCACTCCTTATGCCACGCCGATAAATTGCAAAGACGCGCGGCGCATCGCGGTGCATACGTCCCACATCACCCGCCAACAGCGATTGCATGACCAAGCCCTGGATCGTGCCAATGAACAGCGTTGCCGCCGCCTCGTTGTCAAGCGAGGGAGACAACTCGCCGCTGGCCTTGCCTTTCTCGATGAGACGATGCAAACGTTCGCCGTAGCGCTGAATCAAGGTTTGCACCATGCGCTTGGCCGGTGTCGATTCGGCACGCTGAAGCTCACCAAACATCATTCTTGGCACGCCTGGGTGCTCAGCTACGAATTCGATATGACTCATGAACATCGCCTCCATGGCTGCCAAGGGCGACTCGATTCCTTGTGCGGATCGATCGATTCTGGCTAATAGGCGCTCTGCTACCCACTCCATGACCGCCTGCCAAATGGCTTCCTTGTTCGGGAAGTGCCGAAACAGCGCACCCTGGGTCAAGTTCATGTGTTTAGCGATAGCCGCAGTGGTTATCTCGCTTGGGTTTTGTGAACCGGCAAGCGCCACGACGGACTCGACAGTTACGGCACGACGTTCATCGGCCGGCAGATGCTTTGGATGGGTGTCCACGAGCACTCCTTGTAAGATAGTAATTAATTACTATCTTACCACAAGAGGCAACTCAAACAAGAGAAAACCCGACGTACTCGTCAATATCTAGAGTCTGCAATGGGCTTAACGTGCTTTATTTTCCGTTTTCTGAGACGTCCCCTAGCTGGCTTATCAGGCAGATTCCGGACCGCTTTTTTGACGTTTTATCCGGAACCGAATGCGCGGAAATTGATGGTATTGCGCATGACGGTTTACTGCATGATACTGAACACAAGACAGCATACCCTGTTGCAGGAAGAGGTTTCCGAAAGGTGGATAACTGATCGGATGCTATCAGTCCATCACATCATCATGGCACCGACAGTTCCCGGACCCCATCCCCGACAGCATCAGAACCAATATCCTCCCGCTATGCGGTGTATTTAACGAGAGAGTCATAAATGGAGCAACTGAACGGCACGCCGCCTTGCCTTATGAAGGCGTGGAAGAAGCATGAACACGAACTTCTTTGCTGGTTACTCAGACAAGTGGGTAATGAGGCTGATGCTGATGATCTGATACAGGAAACCTTTCTCCGGGCAATACGACAACATGGGAAATTCTGTGCCATCGTGAATGCCAGAGCCTGGCTGTTTGAGGTTGCCCGGCATCTGCTTATTGATAAAAGCCGCCAGCAGCGTCCATTTATGCCTCTCCACGATGATTTATCATTGCCGGATAATACGCCTGAAACTGTCGACTCACTGGCTGGTTGTCTGCTCCGCATCCTGGATAAAATGGCAGAGTCTGATCGGATTATCCTTACGCTCTGTGATCTTGAGGGGATGAAACAGGCTGATTTTGCAGACCGAAATGGTCTGACACTTGCGGCAACCAAATCGCGTTTATCCCGGGCGAGGGATAGGCTGCATAGGAAACTTTCCAGCAATTGCCAGATCAGACTGGATGAGTATGGTCGGGTATGTTGTTTCACTCCCAAGTGAAGAATCTGTTTCCCCTTCTGGGGTTACCGATAAGCTATTGCAGTGAAATCCTGTTCAATAACATTTCTCAGCAAATGAAATAAATCGAAAAAAACTGCATCCTTTTCTGTCAAACAGCGTCTTCCCGAAAAACAACCGTCGTGAGGCCTGTCCGTTATGTTCCAGATTTTCACTGATTTTGCCACCTGGCTGGTCTATGAATGCCTTAGTCTGAGTCCTGCAACCAAACTCGGGGAGGCGATCCACTTTTTTGTCGAAGACGTGAGCAAAATTTTCGTTCTCTTGCTGGTCATGATCTACTTTGTGGCCATACTACGGGCCTCGCTGGATATTGAGAGGGTAAGAAACTATCTTGCAGGTAAGCACCGTGGAATGGGGTATTTACTGGGCTCCTGCTTTGGCGCCGTTACTCCGTTCTGTTCCTGCTCAAGTATCCCGGTATTTCTGGGGTTTACTTCGGCTGGTATCCCCCTCGGGATTACCATGGCCTTTCTCATCACATCCCCCCTTATCAATGAAGTCGCCGTCCTGCTTCTGGTCAGCCTGCTCGGATGGAAGTTCACGCTCATTTATATTGCTGTCGGAATGGCTGTTGGTATGGCTGGCGGTGCTTTTCTTGATCGGATTAAGGCCGAACGCTGGTTAGCCGATTTTGCCGCCGATGCCCTCAGAGACGGGCAGCAACATCAAACTGATGAGATCCGACAATCTACCATGGCACCGCATATGCCTCCCTCAAAGCGACATGCCTTTGCTAAAGAGGAAACTCTCACCATTTTTAAGCGTGTCTGGCTCTGGGTCATTCTCGGAGTAGGACTTGGTGCGGCATTGCATGGATTTGTGCCCGACGGATGGATCGCGTCGCATCTCGGTGCCGGTCAGTGGTGGACTGTCCCTGTAGCTGTGCTGGTTGGCATACCTCTCTATTCCAATGCTACCGGTGTGATCCCTGTGATGGAGAGTCTGATCACGAACGGCCTGCCAGTGGGGACAACTCTGGCTTTTTGCATGAGCACTGTGGCTGCCAGCTTTCCTGAGTTCATTCTGCTCAAACAGGTGATGAAGTGGCAATTACTGTGCACCCTGCTGTTGCTGTTGTTGACCTCTTTCACACTGGTTGGCTGGATTTTTAACGTTGTATTCCCGTTAATTCCCTGAAGAGGATTATAAAATGAAGCATGTAAAAGTACTGGGTACAGGCTGTTCCGGTTGTAAAACAACCATCCGCCTTATCCAGCAGGTGGCTGATGAGAGAGGCGTCGCTATTCAGCTTGAAAAAGTGGAGTCACTGTCTGAAATAATGAAACACAAAGTGATGGCGACCCCGGCGGTTGTCGTTGATAACATCGTTGTACATACTGGAGGAATACCATCAAGAGACATTATCGAAAGCTGGCTCTGACCTGCAGGCAGGGAAATAATTCCTGTTCGTTCATTGCCTGAAATATCAAGCTCTGATCTCTGTAGAGGACTCCCGGCAGCCCCTTTTTTAATGAAAAGTTCAGACCCAGAGATGAAGGTATACCTTCATCTCTGTCGCGGAGCTCCGCCACAGCAGGTAAAGTTTACACTCTGATATCTCACTTATCACAGTCAGTTCAGGTCCGTTTTTTGCTCTCTGACCGCTGGCCGTCTTACTGCAGTCCCTGTTCAGCCTTTAGTTATCATATTCCTGACGCTTATTCGTTTAAAGTCTGAAACTTCGCTTCAAGCTCAAGTATTCTGAGACACATCTGCTCAATAAGTTCTGGTGTGATGGTTTTTTTAAAACGAGCGATGAGTTCAGCATCCGTGTCATCCATATATTTTATGGGTTTATCAAATGCAACCTGGCTAAGCCGGGCAAGCGCAAGAACTTCATCAATCATAAGGATTTTCTTCATAATGTCGCCTTTTCTTCCCGACTCAGGGTTTTAATGCCAGTCTGGAATTAAGTTTTCCCGGAGTTTCCTCCGGGTTCCGACTTATCTGAGCATTAACAGCGGGACTCTGGTCTGTTCGAGCATCGCAGTTGTGTTACTGCCGATGAAAAAACGTCGCAGGGAAGAGTGCCCATATGCCCCCATGACAATCAAATCCACGCCGTTTTCTGCGGCGTAACGACAAAGCGCCTCCGTTACCGAGCGTCCTTCAGCTAACCGGGATATCGCACTGATGCCAGCGCACTGCAGACTACGCTTTGCCTCTTCGAGGGTATGAGCATCGCCGTTAACCATTACGATATGACATTCCAGGCTCTGCAGCAGAGGGCTGAGCGTCAGTCGACGCAGGTTTCTCCGGCTTTCCTCACTGCCATCAAACGCAAACATGACTCTTGAAGGTACAGAAAAAGTTTCAGGTACAATCATTACCGGCTTTTTCTGCAGGCGGATAATGCTCTCCAGATTGCTGCCAACCGGGTTCTGTGCTCCCCGGCGACCGAGCACTATCATACGAATACCCTTCAGGTCAGCCAGGATGATATCCAGTGCGCCATGTTTCTGAAGTTGCTGAACATCCGGGATACCGATCTGGCTGAGCAGTTCCGCGCATCCGGCAAGAATGGCGCGTCCCTGAGTCATCAGCAGGCGGTTACGCTCCCCTTCTATTCGGACAAGGTCCTGCGTCAGTTGCTCCCGGCTGTCAATACCGATAGCCCCCGTAAGGTCAGAAACTGCCGGTTGTTCATTTTTTTCAAGCACATGCAGCAGGGCAAGAGGAACGTCAAGCTTCCCGGCAATCCAGGCTGCATACTCACACACGGCGCGTGTTGATGACGATCCATCCACGCAGGCAATAACGGTGTTGTCCATAGCATTAATTCCTGACATTAATGACCTCCCATCAGTTTTTCGATTTCTTCGGGTTTATCGTGAACACCAAAGCGATCAACGATAGTACGGGTTGCTTCGTTCATCCCGCGGATCTCAACGTCTGTTCCTTCTCTGCGGAATTTAATAACCACCTTATCCAGTGCGCTGACCGACGTGATATCCCAGAAATGGGCATGCGTAACATCAATGACAACTTTCTCTGCAGCTTCGCGAAAATCAAAATACGCCATAAAGCGGTCGGCGGAGGCAAAGAACACCTGCCCGGTGACCTTATAGAGCCGGGACTCTTCCCTGAGTTCTGAAGAGACAGCCAGAAAACGCGCCACTTTAGTGGCAAAATTCAGGGAAGCGATAAGCACACCGGTCAGTACCCCGAATGCCAGATTATGAGTGGCCACCACCACCACCACTGTTGCCAGCATCACCACGCTGGTAGAAATGGGATGGCTTTTAAGGTCGGTAACTGAACGCCATGAAAAGGTACCAATCGAAACCATGATCATTACGGCGACAAGCGCGGCCATAGGGATTTGCGAGACCAGGTCCCTGAGAAAGACTACCATACACAGCAGGACCACACCGGCAGTGAGGGTGGACAGACGGCCCCGACCGCCGGATTTCACGTTGATAACAGACTGACCAATCATTGCACAGCCCGCCATTCCCCCGACAAATGAGGTGCAGATATTAGCGATGCCCTGAGCCTTGCATTCCCTGTTTTTATCACTGGGGGTATCCGTCATATCGTCCACAATCGTGGCTGTCATCATTGATTCCAGTAACCCTACAATGGCGAGGCCTGCGGAGTAAGGGAGAATAATCAGGAGCGTATCAAGATTCAGCGGGATATCCGGCACCAGGAAGACCGGCAGACTGTCAGGCAGTTTGCCCATATCCCCGACCGTACGCACGTCCAGATGCAGCCATATGGCAATCGCCGTAAGCACCACGATACAGACAAGGGGTGAGGGGATTGTTTTATTCAGATACGGGAAGAGGTAGATAATGGCGAGCCCTACTGCCGTCATAGCATAAACATGCCAGGTCACATTGGTGAGCTCAGGTAACTGCGCCATGAAAATCAGGATCGCGAGTGCATTAACGAATCCGGTCACCACGGAGCGTGAGACGTAGCGCATGAGCCCGCCGAGTTTAAGATAACCGGCTATCAGCTGGAATACGCCGGTCAGTACGGAGGCAGCCAGTAAGTACTGTAGTCCATGATCCTTCACCAGGGTCACCATCAGGAGCGCCATTGCCCCCGTTGATGAAGATATCATCGCCGGGCGACCACCAAAGAAGGCCATAATCAGCGGGATACAGAAAGCGGAGTAAAGCCCCACCTGAGGGTCAACACCGGCAATAATGGAAAAGGCGATCGCTTCTGGAATGAGTGCGAGCGCGACAACAATACCAGCCAGCACGTCACCACGGACGTTACCCAGCCAGTCCTTACGCGTCGAGGACAGCAACATAGTAATTTCTCAGTTTTTAGATGTAGTTAGCCCCGGAGGACATAAGTTTCAAATACGATAAAACACATCCGCAGACGGGATGTTATTACGTGCGTTCTGAGGCTCGCTCAGTACGGCGGAGGAAGGGAAAACTCAGGGTGGCGTAATGCGCATGATCAGCAGATAAATCCTTGAAAGCAGGTACTCAGCCCTCAGTGAACAGAATAAGTCAGCGTAATGTACTTTAGTGCTGACCACGTGCTCTGTATGATACAGAATCTATCTACTATAAACGAAAATACAGCACGATCAATGCTCACACTCTATATGGGACGTTCGTACCTGGACATGATTATCTGTGTTCAATGTCCCCGCATGACCGTCTTAACATCCAGAATATTACGTTTCCAAAAAAACCAGAAATGATTAAAAAATGAGCTTAACGTACAATAATTTTCGATATCCAAACTGACCCCTAGATGGCTCACTTGTCAGTTGCGGTTGTCCACCAGGTTCAAACCGGATCATCGCGCCAGCAGGCCAGTGGCTGGGACAGGGAAAATCGCCTGAACAGATTGCGGCTGAAAAACGAGTTGCTGCGGCAGCGGAAGCAGCAGCAGCCAGGAAAGTACAGGAGGACAAAGACCGGGCCATACGTGCGATGCCGGTGTTTGCCAAATCCAGCCAGTGCGGCCCGGGCAATACAGAAGCCCTGACGTGCGAGGCATCTCACCGTGATTTTGGGGCAATGGCGTATTACATGGCCACGCCCGAAGCCAGAATCAATGATGCACCGGCCACCGACCAGACAGTTACTCAACACGCTCAGACGGCTAAAAAGAAAAAGCCAGCTTCAGCTGATGATAAAGGTTCCTGGTTCTCGCGCATGTTCGGCGGAAGAAAGGAATCTGCTACTGATAGTGCTCCGGCAGCTGCGGCAGCAGCAATGACGATTACACGCACCCCATTACAGCTGGCACTTGCCGAAGGAAGCGGGCTTGCGTTGTTACGGTTGCTGGGCGGTGCAGCCAGTACGGCAGGAACATGGCTGGTGGAAACCTCTCCGATAGGCGCTGGTGTTGTCGGGGCGTTGTGGTCAACGAAGCTGAATTCGGGTGAACAGGACTTCATCGACTCGATGCGGTTACGTCAGCTTGCGGAATCCCGGGGGGAGGCCGACACGCGCGTCCGTTTTATGTGGCGCGATAATGGTGGCCGTCTTGAGCCTGTTGGTTTTAATGTTGCTCAGGGGAGCGGGCTGGATAAAGTGCCGGTTCGAATGCTCCAGAAA
This portion of the Citrobacter amalonaticus Y19 genome encodes:
- a CDS encoding efflux RND transporter periplasmic adaptor subunit translates to MKKLPLQGRTLALLAVIIPLLVLFIYVGLRSGPLAPVAVTVASVESRAITPALFGIGTVEARYTYKIGPTFAGRVKRLEVHVGDQVKAGQVLGEMEPVDLDDRVRSQESVFKRAEAALREAEARQAYAQTQARRYEQLFAVRSTSEEIVTTKRQELQIADAALSAAREDIARARSDREALVAQRSNLRLIAPVDGVVAVRDADPGTTIVAGQAVVEVIDPKSLWINVRFDQISASGLAGGLPAHIVLRSRGGQTLKGRVLRVEPKADAVTEETLAKVTFDNKPEPLPPVGELAEVTVDLPALPAAPLIPNAAVQREGDKVGVWQIVDGDLHFSPVKLGTSDLNGYVQVREGLKNGDQVVTYSEKALTARSRIHVVEHIPGVSR
- a CDS encoding SulP family inorganic anion transporter translates to MLLSSTRKDWLGNVRGDVLAGIVVALALIPEAIAFSIIAGVDPQVGLYSAFCIPLIMAFFGGRPAMISSSTGAMALLMVTLVKDHGLQYLLAASVLTGVFQLIAGYLKLGGLMRYVSRSVVTGFVNALAILIFMAQLPELTNVTWHVYAMTAVGLAIIYLFPYLNKTIPSPLVCIVVLTAIAIWLHLDVRTVGDMGKLPDSLPVFLVPDIPLNLDTLLIILPYSAGLAIVGLLESMMTATIVDDMTDTPSDKNRECKAQGIANICTSFVGGMAGCAMIGQSVINVKSGGRGRLSTLTAGVVLLCMVVFLRDLVSQIPMAALVAVMIMVSIGTFSWRSVTDLKSHPISTSVVMLATVVVVVATHNLAFGVLTGVLIASLNFATKVARFLAVSSELREESRLYKVTGQVFFASADRFMAYFDFREAAEKVVIDVTHAHFWDITSVSALDKVVIKFRREGTDVEIRGMNEATRTIVDRFGVHDKPEEIEKLMGGH
- a CDS encoding universal stress protein — its product is MDNTVIACVDGSSSTRAVCEYAAWIAGKLDVPLALLHVLEKNEQPAVSDLTGAIGIDSREQLTQDLVRIEGERNRLLMTQGRAILAGCAELLSQIGIPDVQQLQKHGALDIILADLKGIRMIVLGRRGAQNPVGSNLESIIRLQKKPVMIVPETFSVPSRVMFAFDGSEESRRNLRRLTLSPLLQSLECHIVMVNGDAHTLEEAKRSLQCAGISAISRLAEGRSVTEALCRYAAENGVDLIVMGAYGHSSLRRFFIGSNTTAMLEQTRVPLLMLR
- a CDS encoding TetR/AcrR family transcriptional regulator, which produces MDTHPKHLPADERRAVTVESVVALAGSQNPSEITTAAIAKHMNLTQGALFRHFPNKEAIWQAVMEWVAERLLARIDRSAQGIESPLAAMEAMFMSHIEFVAEHPGVPRMMFGELQRAESTPAKRMVQTLIQRYGERLHRLIEKGKASGELSPSLDNEAAATLFIGTIQGLVMQSLLAGDVGRMHRDAPRVFAIYRRGIRSAQ
- a CDS encoding permease → MFQIFTDFATWLVYECLSLSPATKLGEAIHFFVEDVSKIFVLLLVMIYFVAILRASLDIERVRNYLAGKHRGMGYLLGSCFGAVTPFCSCSSIPVFLGFTSAGIPLGITMAFLITSPLINEVAVLLLVSLLGWKFTLIYIAVGMAVGMAGGAFLDRIKAERWLADFAADALRDGQQHQTDEIRQSTMAPHMPPSKRHAFAKEETLTIFKRVWLWVILGVGLGAALHGFVPDGWIASHLGAGQWWTVPVAVLVGIPLYSNATGVIPVMESLITNGLPVGTTLAFCMSTVAASFPEFILLKQVMKWQLLCTLLLLLLTSFTLVGWIFNVVFPLIP
- a CDS encoding thioredoxin family protein — translated: MKHVKVLGTGCSGCKTTIRLIQQVADERGVAIQLEKVESLSEIMKHKVMATPAVVVDNIVVHTGGIPSRDIIESWL
- a CDS encoding ABC transporter permease; protein product: MISLAGRDILHAWGKFVFTGIGLGLLIGVTLVMAGVYRGMVDDGKALLDNSGADLWVVQKDTLGPYAESSSLNDDVYRAILAMPGVSQAANATYLTMQVRKGESDVRTMVVGIAPGALGATPGWPPYLVAGRQITRGHYEAVADIATGFKLGDRLAIRRNHYTVVGLTRRMVSSSGDPMVFIPLKDAQEAQFLKDNDAIWQSRRRTEANPVFNRPGDPGLLDAVIASQSSNAFVNAVLVTLKPGHAPDEVAESIQRWKRLTVYTRAQMEDILVGKLIATSAKQIGMFLVILAIVSAAIVAFIIYSLTMDKIREIAVLKLIGTRNRTIAAMIMQQALALGVIGFVVGKITATFSAPAFPKYVLLTPMDSVAGFFAVLVICVLASLVAIRMALKVDPAEAIGG
- a CDS encoding ABC transporter ATP-binding protein, with protein sequence MSGKGIHIESLSKRYGDGDTAVFALRDVNMHVAPGEVVGLIGPSGSGKSTLLKCLGAVIEPTAGRMTLGDEVIYADGWKVRDLRALRRDKIGFVFQAPYLIPFLDVTDNVALLPMLAGVANGESRAKALELLTAVDVQHRARAMPSQLSGGEQQRVAIARGLVNRPPVILADEPTAPLDSERAMAVIRILNDMARKFETAIIVVTHDEKIIPTFKRIYHIRDGVTHEEAGEGREFE
- a CDS encoding sigma-70 family RNA polymerase sigma factor, coding for MEQLNGTPPCLMKAWKKHEHELLCWLLRQVGNEADADDLIQETFLRAIRQHGKFCAIVNARAWLFEVARHLLIDKSRQQRPFMPLHDDLSLPDNTPETVDSLAGCLLRILDKMAESDRIILTLCDLEGMKQADFADRNGLTLAATKSRLSRARDRLHRKLSSNCQIRLDEYGRVCCFTPK